A genomic segment from Fusarium keratoplasticum isolate Fu6.1 chromosome 10, whole genome shotgun sequence encodes:
- a CDS encoding HET domain-containing protein — protein sequence MYDSHILPTPTSIRLLDIIESRDDVIRCSMSVVDLNDEDLEFAAISYTWGDPITIHEDPMPDITGLTLKEHADQLPFSYFTSPMGPNGESICLVDRAKLDFYAKYNYIPREELRWKNRSSREVEIGGSRVPIEENLFLCFEALLNLRKQLDEASGGDNDQDSDKKWPPVWADALCINQADLAERASQVKLMGQLYRTARSVYAWVGKLDRLSHRALLAMGTILDFDATRSRARDSSYPEQEEVTLSSVPGMTVMDWFALFALFQRLWFRRAWVAQEVVFARNIRMICGPTVFDMSFVLAVIAFLEETGLDYELCQLGRNFLTDRATSDQTQHWEKLVSFSSQSPNAMKELQVNPRDALSFILGCHRTRARLGLCNAGMPMVYLRDGEEQSHQSSMSNRWHVELPETINLADHDVIREYIDELKVYGFRFERRPLHLLSVLSHFRDLEATDPRDKIFAFLNLAEDDLGLVPNYSAEVRDVFIQAARAMINKRMGSILAVLSHLQDSSDTRIQGLPSWVPDFSARLGRIPFDQGGHDDRFCAGTSSEIDIEDFGFRFNPNDTLAIKAIKVDQVAVSTQLGDDAVIQALRLALRGPPRYPIKPRAWFMNGDLHIRPSRAVTRVEALWRTLVIDNLTEMEEDYGSLESRDNLGIGFSNWILTDILEARDLLVEWVKLEQDQWTRILIEKSFCTRLALWSAMYDGKQLPDELEIPDLEKVLEDLTGKIEREFKQPAEHEEEDDDGPLSQREFLPTATHIRECFHAQVDEAQGDKDPLRGRYKRPSMQRLTPLERRKLRNFEKNMRSATEGRNLFMTESGLFGLGPKSLGQDASSKDEVWILMGARVPFILHHVEGCKYRVVGEAYVHGIMYGEGYDYYTEWYDWEYGYSRTDVEDIRLV from the coding sequence ATGTACGACTCCCATATCCTTCCCACACCGACGTCCATTAGACTCTTGGATATCATCGAATCCCGAGACGATGTAATTCGATGCTCCATGAGCGTGGTTGATCTGAACGACGAGGATCTCGAGTTTGCCGCCATCTCATACACTTGGGGCGATCCCATCACGATTCATGAGGACCCGATGCCAGATATAACCGGCCTTACACTGAAAGAACATGCAGACCAGCTACCTTTTAGCTACTTCACTTCTCCAATGGGACCAAATGGCGAGTCGATATGCCTGGTCGATAGGGCAAAACTTGATTTCTACGCCAAATACAACTACATCCCACGTGAGGAGTTGCGTTGGAAGAATCGCTCGTCGAGAGAGGTCGAAATTGGTGGGAGTCGGGTCCCCATCGAGGAGAACCTGTTCCTTTGTTTTGAAGCGCTGTTGAACCTTCGAAAACAACTTGATGAAGCTTCAGGCGGCGACAACGACCAGGATTCTGACAAGAAGTGGCCTCCTGTCTGGGCGGATGCCCTTTGTATCAACCAAGCCGACTTGGCAGAACGCGCCTCCCAAGTCAAGCTCATGGGCCAGCTATACAGAACAGCGCGCTCGGTGTATGCCTGGGTAGGCAAACTCGACCGGCTTTCACACCGGGCGTTGTTGGCGATGGGTACAATTCTAGATTTCGACGCGACCCGCTCCCGTGCACGAGACTCGTCCTATCCCGAGCAGGAAGAGGTCACGCTCTCTTCAGTTCCGGGAATGACTGTGATGGACTGGTTTGCCCTTTTCGCCCTCTTCCAGCGATTGTGGTTCCGCAGGGCTTGGGTCGCTCAAGAGGTGGTTTTTGCGCGCAACATACGCATGATATGCGGCCCAACAGTTTTTGACATGAGTTTTGTGTTGGCAGTCATTGCATTCCTTGAGGAAACTGGACTTGACTATGAGTTGTGCCAGCTTGGCCGTAACTTTCTCACCGATCGAGCCACGTCTGATCAGACTCAGCATTGGGAGAAGCTGGTTTCGTTCTCGTCCCAATCACCGAACGCAATGAAGGAGCTACAAGTCAATCCACGCGACGCATTATCATTCATCCTGGGGTGTCACCGTACCCGTGCACGCCTTGGGCTCTGCAACGCGGGCATGCCCATGGTTTATCTACGAGATGGCGAAGAGCAGAGTCATCAGTCATCAATGAGCAATCGGTGGCACGTTGAGCTCCCTGAGACCATCAACCTCGCTGATCACGATGTTATACGCGAGTATATCGACGAGTTAAAGGTATATGGATTCAGATTCGAACGTCGACCATTACACTTGCTGTCTGTTCTCTCTCACTTCCGCGATCTTGAGGCCACCGACCCACGAGACAAGATCTTTGCCTTTCTGAACCTTGCCGAGGATGACCTTGGATTGGTACCAAACTACTCTGCCGAGGTACGAGACGTCTTTATCCAGGCAGCCAGGGCCATGATCAACAAGCGCATGGGATCTATACTCGCTGTTCTATCCCACCTGCAAGACTCGTCAGACACCAGGATACAAGGCCTTCCCAGCTGGGTGCCCGACTTTAGTGCCAGGCTGGGCCGGATCCCATTCGACCAGGGTGGACATGATGACCGCTTCTGTGCCGGGACAAGTTCGGAAATAGATATCGAAGATTTTGGTTTCCGTTTCAACCCTAATGACACtctcgccatcaaggccatcaaagTGGACCAAGTCGCGGTGTCAACACAACTAGGCGACGACGCCGTCATCCAGGCTTTACGGCTGGCACTTCGTGGCCCACCACGTTACCCTATCAAACCAAGGGCGTGGTTCATGAACGGTGACCTTCATATACGCCCGTCGCGAGCAGTAACCCGGGTAGAAGCTCTGTGGCGTACGCTTGTCATTGACAATCTGacggagatggaagaagacTATGGTAGTCTAGAGTCAAGAGACAACCTCGGGATAGGTTTCAGCAACTGGATCTTGACGGACATCCTCGAGGCCCGCGATCTGCTCGTAGAATGGGTTAAGCTTGAGCAAGATCAGTGGACACGGATACTCATCGAGAAATCGTTTTGCACTCGCCTGGCTCTCTGGTCGGCCATGTATGACGGAAAACAACTACCCGACGAACTGGAGATTCCCGATCTTGAAAAGGTCCTGGAAGATCTAACAGGAAAAATTGAACGAGAATTTAAACAGCCAGCTGAgcatgaggaagaagatgacgatggtcCCCTATCCCAGCGAGAGTTCCTCCCCACCGCAACACATATTCGCGAGTGCTTCCACGCTCAAGTGGACGAGGCCCAAGGAGACAAAGACCCTCTTCGCGGAAGATACAAGAGACCCTCAATGCAACGACTCACACccctggagaggaggaaacTTCGCAACTTTGAGAAAAACATGCGCAGTGCTACCGAGGGGCGGAATCTGTTCATGACAGAATCGGGGTTATTCGGACTGGGCCCCAAATCTCTTGGACAAGATGCCAGTAGCAAGGATGAAGTATGGATCCTGATGGGGGCAAGGGTGCCTTTTATTCTGCACCACGTGGAGGGTTGCAAGTATCGGGTCGTGGGCGAGGCATATGTACACGGCATAATGTACGGAGAGGGCTACGACTACTATACAGAGTGGTACGACTGGGAGTATGGATACAGTCGCACCGATGTGGAAGACATACGCTTGGTCTAA
- a CDS encoding Carboxylic ester hydrolase, protein MIPLVLFGLFGQAISLPARLSPTVSVKNGTYAGVYSPQYDQDFFLGMPYAQPPERFTLAKELDTAWNGTNQAVEYPSHCFGYGSDQIGYAQSEDCLYLNVVRPAGIKDTSNLPVAVWIHGGGLFMGGSADRRYNLSFIVERSVEMKTPVIGVSINYRLSALGFPCGKEALDEGITNLGFRDQRLALRWVNENIGAFGGSPDKVTIFGESSGAESVSAQVFAYNGRGDGLFRGAIAQSGFGGAIGRFPGGFNATADMQGVYDALVGNVTSCADLVGKPESLECLRKVPFEEINHALNVSSVGPWPPVLDHDFIADYPANQVANGDFPKIPILVGANSDEGSAFGSGKGPNGGGVNTDDEMRDAIESITPADAEVHSGKSVDELVDELMALYPNDQRVGIPSLETWPHVIEPGDTFAQQLGAQYRRTGALFGDFSMQYQRRRANKAWAKHGLPSYTYRFNVTVNGLPPFTGATHFQEVAFVFNNINGDGYSTNPFGGNGTYPEKAKALAKAMSSSWISFFANLDPNGSHDLGLPDGQDWPVYSTSSDVPDGDGIVFDVNRNHIEVDDWRAGGMDWMNEHGLTVFGN, encoded by the exons ATGATTCCTTTGGTTCTCTTTGGACTTTTCGGGCAAGCAATCTCCTTGCCCGCGAGACTTTCACCGACCGTCTCAGTCAAGAACGGCACCTACGCTGGTGTTTATAGTCCGCAGTATGACCAAGATTTCTTCCTTGGCATGCCCTATGCTCAG CCGCCCGAGAGATTCACGTTGGCTAAAGAACTGGACACGGCGTGGAATGGAACTAACCAAGCTGTCGAGTACCCGTCCCACTGCTTTGGCTATGGCTCCGATCAGATCGGATACGCCCAGTCCGAGGACTGCCTCTATCTGAATGTCGTGCGACCTGCTGGCATAAAAGATACCTCCAACCTCCCTGTTGCCGTCTGGATCCACGGAGGAGGTTTGTTCATGGGCGGCTCTGCTGACCGGAGGTACAATCTGTCATTTATCGTGGAGCGCAGCGTCGAGATGAAGACTCCCGTCATCGGCGTAAGCATCAACTATCGCCTTTCTGCTCTCGGCTTCCCTTGCGGTAAGGAGGCCTTGGACGAGGGGATTACCAACCTTGGGTTCCGAGACCAACGTCTCGCCCTGCGGTGGGTTAATGAAAACATTGGAGCTTTTGGTGGCTCTCCCGACAAGGTTACAATTTTTGGTGAAAGCTCGGGCGCTGAGAGTGTCTCTGCTCAGGTCTTTGCATATAATG GACGCGGGGATGGTCTGTTCCGAGGTGCCATCGCTCAGTCTGGTTTCGGCGGCGCCATCGGCAGATTCCCAGGGGGCTTCAATGCGACCGCCGACATGCAGGGTGTATATGATGCTCTGGTCGGTAACGTCACTTCGTGTGCGGACTTGGTTGGGAAGCCAGAGTCTCTAGAGTGCCTACGAAAAGTACCCTTCGAAGAGATCAACCATGCGTTGAACGTGAGCAGTGTTGGACCATGGCCTCCAGTGCTGGACCATGACTTCATTGCCGACTATCCGGCAAATCAGGTCGCCAATGGAGATTTCCCCAAGATCCCGATACTTGTTGGTGCCAACTCAGATGAAGGATCCGCCTTTGGTTCGGGCAAGGGACCCAACGGTGGCGGAGTCAACACAGACGATGAGATGCGGGATGCAATCGAAAGCATAACCCCTGCTGACGCAGAAGTCCACTCTGGTAAGTCTGTTGATGAGTTGGTTGATGAACTCATGGCCCTCTACCCCAACGATCAGCGAGTGGGCATCCCGTCTCTAGAGACCTGGCCCCATGTCATTGAGCCGGGGGACACCTTTGCGCAACAACTTGGAGCCCAGTATCGACGAACGGGCGCTCTGTTCGGCGACTTCTCCATGCAGTATCAGAGACGTCGTGCCAACAAGGCCTGGGCAAAACACGGCCTTCCGAGCTACACATATCGCTTCAACGTCACCGTAAATGGTTTGCCACCGTTCACTGGCGCAACACACTTCCAAGAG GTTGCCTTTGTtttcaacaacatcaacggAGACGGATACAGCACGAACCCATTTGGTGGGAACGGGACATACCCggaaaaggccaaggcgctGGCCAAGGCGATGTCCTCTTCGTGGATCAGTTTCTTTGCCAACCTCGATCCCAACGGAAGCCATGACTTGGGTCTtccagatggccaagactGGCCAGTTTACTCTACTTCATCGGATGTTCCTGATGGGGACGGTATTGTCTTTGATGTAAATAGAAACCATATTGAAGTCGATGATTGGAGAGCAGGAGGAATGGACTGGATGAACGAACATGGTTTGACGGTCTTTGGGAATTAA